One region of Sulfuriroseicoccus oceanibius genomic DNA includes:
- a CDS encoding tetratricopeptide repeat protein: MIRIVKTLVTAWLVTAALALTAQAEPSIDPEGVVDAAKELIAAEQWATAAETLQSLHDSGHRSPETLEAQGVALARANRTAEAKAAFLQSLALDPSRAADLMAKMNEIEPLATDESRGDQLTVLAAVSPTTSLWVALSASFWFTIVVLLVRRTLWRHGLATLALVIGICFTLASATALIGRSLLPPASDIAVVVKDDTLRSVPLAKNTSGPVVGAGSAAVIKEKSGEFTLVKQMNKPHNEGWVRSEYVVEILPDS; the protein is encoded by the coding sequence ATGATCCGAATCGTCAAAACACTGGTCACGGCCTGGCTCGTCACAGCTGCGCTCGCCCTTACCGCTCAGGCGGAACCCTCCATCGATCCCGAGGGCGTCGTCGACGCCGCGAAGGAGCTCATCGCCGCAGAGCAATGGGCCACCGCCGCAGAGACGCTGCAGTCGCTTCACGACTCAGGCCACCGCTCCCCCGAAACCCTCGAAGCACAGGGCGTGGCTCTCGCCCGCGCCAACCGGACCGCCGAAGCCAAAGCCGCATTCCTCCAGTCACTCGCTCTCGATCCGTCACGCGCCGCCGATCTGATGGCCAAAATGAACGAAATCGAACCACTCGCCACCGATGAGTCCCGCGGCGACCAATTGACCGTCCTCGCCGCCGTCAGCCCAACCACGTCGCTGTGGGTCGCGCTCTCCGCGTCGTTCTGGTTCACCATTGTTGTTCTGCTGGTGCGCCGCACACTGTGGCGGCACGGCCTCGCCACACTGGCGTTGGTCATCGGCATCTGTTTCACTCTGGCCAGTGCCACCGCGTTGATCGGACGCTCGCTTTTGCCTCCCGCCTCGGACATCGCGGTCGTCGTCAAAGACGACACCCTGCGCAGTGTCCCTCTGGCAAAAAACACAAGCGGTCCGGTTGTCGGAGCTGGGTCCGCAGCCGTAATCAAAGAAAAGAGCGGCGAGTTCACCTTGGTGAAGCAGATGAACAAACCGCACAACGAAGGATGGGTGCGCAGCGAGTACGTGGTGGAAATCCTGCCAGACTCGTAG
- a CDS encoding BatD family protein translates to MTNTIPSITRLLAWVAAVIWCATLTAIANPNDPEPKAELLFMPEGLTVNQRGYLRIRIPDARPVTYPEIPSIPGLNIRRIREGQSFTNGQSSYDFLYQVTAMNPVATELPPIKTQTRDGDYWTPRKPLKVRSNDHLEKLAANDAQVFLDVWTPTTPVYQRQSFPMEIALYTTTEGDFELPNTPPTFRHEGFSVGRIERGVSGISLINGKQFNYTVFNTTVTPVHAGTLTLEAPSMDLALVTHRASGFFAQRDTTPLTATGADHSFEVKELPPAPPEFCGAVGRYTMNANLIHTPTNAGDAVELELLVRGDGDPEFVTEPKIQDPEGAWKTYNMGASRTVMRDGSVVFNKVLRPTKPTTTLPSFEFGYFNPDEEEYVTLSTDELELPWDINQFPDLNAPAPVPATTPGIPPQPKVLAFPSLESPSWVTPGQPIGQGALIATNVVGAGAAAALIAMAIRRRPRPDTGAHMTRSEALQHLRTAGGNGSLAERLHALITVHDALDSPPTDTENWALLRNVHDRLTYNTQDGTPPSQEEQQRAAAALPAAIAELKRETRHLS, encoded by the coding sequence ATGACGAACACCATCCCATCTATCACCCGCCTGCTGGCATGGGTCGCCGCCGTGATCTGGTGCGCCACCCTGACCGCCATTGCCAACCCGAACGACCCTGAGCCCAAGGCCGAACTTCTCTTCATGCCCGAAGGACTCACGGTCAACCAGCGCGGCTACCTCCGCATCCGCATCCCGGATGCCCGCCCCGTCACCTATCCGGAGATCCCGTCCATCCCCGGACTCAACATCCGCCGCATCCGAGAAGGACAGTCGTTCACCAATGGCCAGTCCTCATACGACTTCCTCTACCAGGTCACCGCGATGAACCCAGTCGCCACGGAACTTCCGCCGATCAAAACCCAAACCCGGGATGGCGACTACTGGACACCTCGCAAGCCTCTGAAGGTTCGCTCGAACGACCATCTGGAAAAGCTCGCCGCCAACGACGCCCAGGTCTTCCTCGATGTCTGGACCCCGACAACCCCGGTCTACCAGCGGCAGTCGTTCCCGATGGAAATTGCACTCTACACCACCACCGAGGGCGATTTTGAACTGCCAAACACGCCACCAACCTTCCGTCATGAAGGGTTCAGCGTCGGACGCATTGAGCGGGGTGTCAGCGGAATCTCTCTCATCAACGGCAAGCAGTTCAACTACACCGTCTTCAACACCACGGTGACCCCAGTGCACGCCGGCACACTCACACTCGAGGCCCCATCGATGGACCTCGCATTGGTCACGCACCGCGCCTCCGGATTTTTCGCCCAGCGCGACACCACACCGCTGACCGCAACCGGCGCCGACCACAGCTTTGAAGTGAAAGAACTACCGCCGGCACCGCCTGAGTTCTGTGGTGCGGTGGGCCGTTACACCATGAACGCAAACCTCATCCACACGCCGACAAACGCTGGCGACGCCGTGGAGCTGGAGCTACTCGTCCGCGGCGACGGCGATCCCGAGTTCGTCACCGAACCAAAAATCCAGGACCCCGAAGGAGCGTGGAAAACCTACAACATGGGCGCGTCCCGCACCGTCATGCGCGACGGGTCGGTCGTCTTCAACAAAGTGCTCCGCCCCACCAAGCCGACAACCACACTCCCCTCGTTTGAGTTCGGCTATTTCAACCCGGACGAGGAAGAATACGTCACTCTTTCCACCGATGAACTGGAGCTACCGTGGGACATCAACCAATTCCCGGATCTGAATGCCCCGGCTCCTGTTCCCGCCACCACGCCAGGGATTCCGCCGCAACCGAAGGTGCTCGCGTTCCCGTCGCTGGAATCGCCAAGCTGGGTAACTCCAGGGCAGCCGATCGGTCAGGGCGCATTGATCGCCACCAACGTCGTCGGCGCGGGTGCCGCGGCAGCGCTGATCGCCATGGCAATCCGCCGCCGTCCACGCCCCGACACCGGTGCCCACATGACCCGCAGCGAAGCCCTGCAGCACCTCCGCACCGCCGGTGGAAATGGCTCGCTCGCCGAGCGCCTGCACGCGCTCATCACCGTGCACGACGCCTTGGACAGCCCACCAACCGACACCGAGAACTGGGCTCTGCTGCGCAATGTCCACGACCGACTCACTTACAACACGCAGGACGGCACACCTCCTTCTCAGGAGGAACAACAACGCGCCGCAGCCGCTCTACCTGCCGCGATTGCCGAACTCAAACGTGAAACCCGCCACCTCTCCTAA
- a CDS encoding IS110 family transposase, translated as MNTQNKHYIGVDVSKDKLDFYHPKTKRSWTVPNTPSKVKSELLKLSKQQDEIHIICEPTGGYEKCLLAQALELNIPISLVNPKRARAFAEAMGISAKTDAMDATVLSRFGESITPASRVKPTALQEKMSAIARIKDRFTRQAAAQKTALQKVTDSFVKKELKTQIQSLERAIARCQKQLDTLIAKDAVLREKKRKIESIKGLGLAASTVFLSEMPELGAITDNQASALVGVAPFNKDTGTHSGKRHVRGGRHLLRRSLYMPALCATNHNPILKEFYGRLIAKGKPHHVAITAVIRKLVRLVNRLLSDPNFEPIKQN; from the coding sequence ATGAACACTCAGAACAAACACTATATCGGCGTCGATGTCAGCAAAGATAAACTCGACTTTTATCACCCCAAAACAAAGCGCTCCTGGACCGTTCCCAACACTCCATCAAAGGTAAAATCGGAGCTCCTCAAGCTATCCAAACAACAGGACGAAATCCACATCATCTGTGAGCCTACCGGTGGCTATGAAAAGTGCCTCCTCGCTCAAGCATTGGAGCTAAACATTCCCATCAGCCTGGTTAATCCAAAGCGAGCACGAGCATTTGCCGAGGCCATGGGAATCTCAGCGAAAACTGACGCGATGGATGCCACGGTCTTGTCTCGCTTCGGAGAGTCGATCACCCCGGCATCCCGCGTAAAACCTACAGCTCTGCAGGAGAAGATGTCAGCGATCGCCAGGATTAAGGATCGTTTCACCCGCCAAGCTGCAGCTCAGAAAACGGCCCTTCAAAAGGTCACCGACAGCTTTGTGAAGAAGGAGCTCAAGACCCAAATCCAAAGCCTTGAGCGAGCGATTGCTCGTTGCCAAAAGCAACTCGACACACTCATTGCGAAAGACGCCGTGCTGCGTGAGAAGAAGCGCAAAATCGAGTCGATCAAAGGACTTGGTCTGGCTGCATCCACGGTCTTCTTGTCTGAAATGCCAGAACTGGGCGCAATCACCGACAACCAGGCTTCGGCTTTAGTTGGAGTTGCGCCATTCAACAAAGACACCGGCACTCATAGCGGCAAGAGGCACGTCCGCGGAGGAAGGCATTTACTCCGGCGCAGCCTCTACATGCCTGCTCTATGCGCCACGAACCACAACCCGATTTTGAAGGAATTTTATGGCCGTCTGATCGCCAAAGGAAAACCTCATCATGTCGCCATCACCGCCGTGATCCGAAAGCTTGTCAGACTCGTAAACCGCCTTCTTTCCGACCCCAATTTCGAGCCGATAAAACAAAATTAG
- a CDS encoding DUF58 domain-containing protein has translation MNDELTAILKKVRRLELRTRSLVSENLAGEYQSSFRGQGMDFHEFREYTPGDDTRAIDWNVTARMNAPFIRTFIEERELTVMLAVDVSPSLRFASGPQSKRDLAAELAALLGFSAIQNNDKVGMVLFSHEADRMFLPGKQRNHMLRLLREMLAAEPSEGETRITPALDAINHALPRRSLVILISDMLSDDIEDTIKRTARRHDLLVLQIKDRAEALMGARIPLLIEDPETGRSSVISPLSKSAAADLQRRLNAADEQLATTLKRAGAGHIVLHTNEDYLPALHGYLRQRARTRPSAS, from the coding sequence TTGAACGACGAACTCACAGCGATCCTCAAAAAAGTGCGCCGCCTGGAGCTGCGTACCCGCTCACTCGTGAGCGAGAACCTGGCCGGAGAGTACCAGAGCTCGTTCCGTGGCCAGGGGATGGACTTCCACGAGTTCCGCGAGTACACCCCGGGCGACGACACCCGCGCCATCGATTGGAATGTCACCGCCCGGATGAACGCACCGTTCATCCGCACGTTCATCGAGGAACGTGAGCTCACCGTGATGCTTGCGGTCGACGTCAGTCCGTCACTGCGCTTTGCCAGCGGCCCGCAGAGCAAGCGCGATCTGGCCGCCGAACTCGCCGCCTTGCTTGGGTTCAGCGCCATTCAAAACAACGACAAAGTCGGGATGGTGCTCTTCTCACACGAAGCCGACCGCATGTTCCTCCCCGGCAAACAACGCAACCACATGCTGCGCCTGCTGCGCGAAATGCTCGCCGCAGAGCCGTCGGAAGGAGAAACCCGCATCACCCCGGCGCTCGACGCCATCAACCACGCGCTTCCACGCCGCTCGCTCGTCATCCTCATCAGCGACATGCTCAGCGATGACATCGAAGACACCATCAAGCGCACGGCCCGTCGCCACGACCTGCTCGTTTTGCAGATCAAAGACCGCGCGGAAGCTCTGATGGGCGCACGCATCCCGCTGTTGATCGAAGACCCGGAAACCGGTCGCAGTTCGGTGATCTCGCCGTTGAGCAAATCCGCCGCGGCAGACCTGCAGCGCCGCCTCAATGCTGCGGACGAACAGCTGGCCACCACGCTCAAGCGAGCCGGTGCCGGCCACATCGTGCTCCACACCAACGAAGACTATCTGCCCGCGCTGCACGGCTACCTGCGCCAGCGCGCGCGCACCCGCCCGTCCGCATCCTAG
- a CDS encoding fructosamine kinase family protein has protein sequence MNPDPIRQSIADAGYDPPDGDWHQVGGGCISSAMHWQNYFVKYGPSSQAAMMEAERESLQHLWRAQCIRVPRPLASGSTPDMAWLVMEWLPLGGAPDPRRLGRELTQLHQTTSAWSPRFGWHGDNFIGTTPQSNARTTDWCAFFIGQRLRPMLDACHDLGIHLHHTEALVDACATVLDRHSPEPSLVHGDLWTGNAGFLASDSAPVLFDPASYFGDREVDLAMSELFGGFGPAFFKGVDEEWPLPPGYPQRRTIYNLYHILNHAILFGGGYPTQAQSMIDDILRG, from the coding sequence ATGAACCCAGATCCCATCCGCCAATCCATCGCCGATGCCGGCTACGACCCGCCAGACGGCGATTGGCATCAAGTCGGCGGCGGCTGCATCTCCAGTGCCATGCACTGGCAGAACTACTTCGTCAAATACGGACCATCCAGCCAAGCCGCCATGATGGAGGCGGAGCGGGAATCCCTGCAGCATCTGTGGCGGGCACAATGCATCCGCGTCCCACGCCCGCTCGCCAGCGGCAGCACCCCCGACATGGCATGGCTCGTGATGGAATGGCTCCCACTCGGTGGAGCCCCGGATCCACGGCGTCTCGGCCGCGAGCTCACCCAACTCCATCAGACCACGTCCGCCTGGTCGCCCCGCTTCGGCTGGCACGGCGACAACTTCATCGGCACCACGCCACAATCCAACGCCCGCACCACAGACTGGTGCGCGTTCTTCATCGGCCAACGCCTGCGCCCGATGCTCGATGCCTGCCACGACCTCGGCATCCACCTCCACCACACCGAGGCTCTGGTCGATGCCTGCGCCACCGTGCTCGACCGCCACAGCCCGGAACCGTCACTGGTCCACGGAGACCTGTGGACGGGCAATGCCGGGTTCCTCGCCTCTGACTCCGCCCCCGTGCTGTTCGACCCCGCCTCCTATTTCGGCGACCGCGAAGTCGACCTCGCCATGAGCGAACTCTTCGGAGGTTTCGGCCCAGCGTTCTTCAAAGGCGTCGACGAGGAATGGCCATTGCCCCCCGGCTACCCGCAACGCCGCACCATTTACAACCTCTACCACATCCTCAACCACGCCATCCTCTTCGGCGGCGGCTACCCCACCCAAGCCCAAAGCATGATCGACGACATCCTCAGAGGCTGA
- a CDS encoding N-acetylmuramoyl-L-alanine amidase family protein gives MDSALPKGIWIAIVVALAVAMGAMHYALRDGMGTGDQNAGQAEVGEKASAGGLSRQPVEVVLDPGHGGDDGGTVVFSLLEKELVLDISQRVRRELARHKIRAVMTREEDVQVELPDRVAIARKHPGVPFVSIHLNRFRKPSVAGMEVYVHDGDPVPVPRAAGHDSGAKGGELQWLNDGDGERNTFYDRRSTTLAHLILDAVTTETKLNDRGVRQKNLFVVKNTPPPSVLVECGYLSNPNDARKFAKAAFRETVAKAIARGIMEFLEGSKTDPTYGFDRTGELGNSVLTVK, from the coding sequence ATGGACAGTGCATTACCTAAAGGGATCTGGATCGCAATTGTCGTCGCCCTGGCGGTGGCGATGGGGGCGATGCATTATGCGCTCCGTGATGGAATGGGAACCGGTGACCAGAATGCGGGTCAGGCGGAAGTTGGAGAGAAAGCGTCTGCAGGTGGGCTGTCGCGTCAGCCGGTCGAAGTCGTGCTCGACCCCGGGCACGGTGGGGACGACGGCGGGACGGTGGTGTTTTCCCTGTTGGAGAAGGAGTTGGTTTTGGATATCTCGCAGCGTGTGCGGCGTGAGTTGGCGCGGCACAAGATCCGTGCGGTGATGACGCGAGAGGAGGACGTTCAAGTGGAGTTGCCAGACCGGGTGGCGATTGCGCGAAAGCACCCCGGCGTGCCTTTTGTCTCGATTCACCTCAACCGTTTCCGCAAGCCGTCGGTGGCGGGGATGGAAGTGTATGTCCATGACGGCGACCCCGTGCCGGTTCCTCGAGCGGCTGGTCACGATAGTGGGGCCAAGGGCGGTGAGCTGCAGTGGTTGAATGACGGGGATGGGGAACGGAATACGTTCTACGACAGGCGCAGCACGACCTTGGCGCATCTGATTCTCGATGCGGTGACCACCGAGACAAAGCTCAACGACCGCGGGGTGCGACAGAAGAATTTGTTCGTGGTGAAGAACACACCACCGCCATCGGTGCTGGTGGAGTGTGGGTACCTTTCCAACCCAAACGATGCGCGCAAGTTCGCCAAGGCGGCGTTCCGCGAAACCGTCGCGAAAGCGATTGCCCGTGGGATCATGGAGTTTCTTGAGGGATCGAAGACAGATCCGACCTATGGCTTCGACCGCACCGGTGAACTCGGCAATAGCGTGCTGACGGTGAAATAG
- a CDS encoding trimeric intracellular cation channel family protein yields the protein MILLWDLLGTFVFCLSGALAGKQTEMDIYGMFVAGLVTGTGGGALRSVLIGDVPPAIFTIPHYFIVAALATLLAYCLEPFFLKMTRAVSFFDALGLGFFVCLGVRTGQVHELPWWSCTAMGVITATFGGVIRDIIRNEVPLVFRREIYATACIIGGLILIGLDLMGVQNSLAMAIATFSVALIRILAIRYAINQSHA from the coding sequence ATGATTCTTCTCTGGGATCTTCTTGGAACATTCGTTTTCTGCCTGTCCGGCGCATTGGCCGGCAAGCAGACTGAAATGGACATCTACGGGATGTTCGTTGCCGGCTTGGTCACCGGCACCGGCGGCGGCGCCCTGCGCAGCGTCCTAATTGGCGACGTCCCGCCGGCGATCTTCACGATCCCGCACTACTTCATCGTCGCGGCATTGGCCACGTTGCTTGCCTATTGCCTTGAGCCGTTCTTCCTCAAGATGACGCGAGCGGTCTCGTTTTTCGACGCCCTCGGCCTCGGGTTCTTCGTCTGCCTCGGTGTCCGCACCGGCCAAGTTCACGAGCTTCCGTGGTGGTCATGCACTGCCATGGGCGTCATTACCGCCACCTTCGGCGGCGTCATCCGTGACATCATCCGCAACGAAGTCCCGCTGGTCTTCCGCCGCGAAATCTACGCCACCGCCTGCATTATCGGCGGACTGATCCTCATCGGGCTCGACTTGATGGGCGTTCAAAACAGTCTGGCAATGGCAATTGCCACCTTCAGTGTTGCATTGATCCGTATCCTTGCGATTCGATACGCGATCAACCAGTCGCACGCCTAG
- a CDS encoding AAA family ATPase — protein sequence MSHPSSPPSLAEIQAANTWVQPLRDELGTVLIGQNELVDRLLIGLLCNGHLLLEGVPGLAKTHAVNSLASCLNATFKRIQFTPDLLPADVLGTMVFNPKESTFQPRLGPVFGNLVLADEINRAPAKVQSALLEAMQERQVTLGETSYPLPDPFLVLATQNPIEQEGTYQLPEAQLDRFLLKLTVDYPTRDEELEVLDLMGGVESPPSPKPVTEIASLVESRRIASRIHVDRSIKEYIVDLVRATREPQALDPSLDGLIRTGSSPRATLNLTRCARALAFLAGREFVTPDDVRAIAPDVLRHRILLTFEAEAEEVTTDDVIAKLLNKLPLP from the coding sequence ATGAGCCACCCCTCATCCCCACCATCCCTCGCCGAGATCCAAGCCGCCAACACCTGGGTTCAGCCGCTCCGCGATGAACTAGGCACCGTCCTGATTGGCCAAAACGAACTCGTCGACCGCCTGCTCATCGGCCTGCTCTGCAATGGCCACCTGTTGCTCGAAGGCGTACCCGGACTGGCCAAAACCCACGCGGTGAACTCGCTGGCGTCCTGCCTCAATGCCACGTTCAAGCGCATTCAGTTCACCCCGGACCTGCTCCCTGCCGACGTCTTGGGAACCATGGTTTTCAACCCGAAGGAAAGCACGTTCCAACCGCGGCTCGGCCCGGTCTTCGGCAACCTGGTGCTCGCCGACGAAATCAACCGCGCCCCGGCGAAAGTCCAAAGCGCCCTGCTCGAAGCGATGCAGGAACGCCAGGTCACCCTCGGCGAAACCTCGTACCCGCTGCCCGATCCATTCCTCGTGCTCGCCACCCAGAACCCGATCGAACAGGAAGGCACCTACCAACTTCCGGAAGCCCAGCTCGACCGCTTCCTACTCAAACTCACCGTCGACTACCCAACCCGCGACGAAGAACTCGAAGTGCTCGACCTGATGGGTGGCGTGGAATCCCCGCCAAGCCCGAAACCCGTCACCGAGATCGCCTCGCTGGTGGAAAGCCGCCGCATCGCATCCCGCATCCACGTCGACCGCAGCATCAAGGAGTACATCGTCGACCTCGTCCGCGCGACCCGCGAACCACAAGCCCTCGATCCGTCGCTCGATGGACTCATCCGCACCGGCTCATCCCCACGCGCCACGTTGAACCTCACCCGCTGCGCCCGCGCTCTCGCCTTCCTCGCCGGACGCGAGTTCGTCACCCCTGACGACGTCCGAGCCATCGCCCCGGACGTGCTGCGCCACCGTATCCTGCTCACCTTCGAAGCAGAAGCCGAAGAGGTCACCACCGACGACGTCATTGCCAAGTTGTTGAACAAACTTCCGCTGCCTTGA
- a CDS encoding VWA domain-containing protein: MMWENFQFAHPWVLWLALLLPLLLLGARRKLGGQGLRVTLPKPVTEHATVRRSHIGFSGWIGVALLCGIVALARPQLVDSEDIREFSGIEVMIALDVSRSMTARDLKLDNQAAKRLEVAKKITKEFIEQRPNDRIGMVAFSGQPFPVGPSTLDHQWLNDHIDDLRIGLVEDGTAIGSAISSAASRIDKRPAKSKVIVLVTDGANNVDNIDPIDAAKQAALLGIKVYTIAVGTEGEVQIEVPGPFGRPRLATMVSEFDPETLQEIAEVSGGAFYRAGSTKSFEDAFATINELEKTTQTKTTVFRTSELFHWPAAAALLALVIGTLIPPLDERAANLPRPRHLKTN; this comes from the coding sequence ATGATGTGGGAAAACTTCCAATTCGCCCACCCCTGGGTGCTGTGGCTCGCTTTGCTCCTCCCACTCCTGCTTCTCGGCGCGCGCCGCAAGCTCGGCGGCCAGGGGCTCCGCGTCACATTGCCCAAGCCGGTGACCGAGCACGCCACCGTGCGCCGCAGCCACATTGGGTTCTCCGGCTGGATCGGAGTCGCCCTGCTGTGCGGTATCGTCGCATTGGCACGTCCGCAACTCGTCGACTCCGAGGACATCCGCGAGTTCAGTGGCATTGAAGTCATGATCGCACTGGACGTCTCGCGCTCGATGACCGCCCGCGACCTCAAACTCGACAACCAGGCCGCCAAGCGCCTCGAAGTCGCGAAAAAGATCACCAAAGAGTTCATCGAACAACGCCCGAACGATCGCATCGGCATGGTGGCTTTCTCCGGCCAACCCTTTCCCGTCGGCCCATCCACGCTTGACCACCAGTGGCTGAACGACCACATCGATGACCTGCGCATCGGCCTGGTCGAGGACGGCACCGCAATCGGATCGGCCATCTCCAGCGCCGCATCGCGCATCGACAAGCGCCCGGCCAAAAGCAAGGTCATCGTGCTCGTCACCGACGGCGCCAACAACGTCGACAACATCGACCCGATCGACGCCGCCAAACAAGCCGCGCTGCTCGGCATCAAGGTCTACACCATCGCCGTCGGCACGGAGGGCGAAGTCCAGATCGAAGTGCCCGGACCATTCGGCCGCCCGCGCCTCGCCACCATGGTCAGTGAGTTCGATCCTGAAACCCTGCAGGAGATCGCCGAAGTGAGCGGTGGTGCGTTCTACCGCGCCGGCAGCACCAAGTCGTTTGAGGACGCTTTTGCCACCATCAACGAGTTGGAAAAGACGACGCAGACGAAGACCACCGTTTTCCGCACCAGCGAACTCTTCCACTGGCCGGCCGCTGCGGCCTTGCTCGCGTTGGTGATTGGCACGCTGATCCCACCATTGGACGAGCGCGCCGCCAACCTTCCCCGCCCGCGTCACCTCAAGACGAACTGA
- a CDS encoding VWA domain-containing protein: MTFAAPAWFFAFAAIPLIIVALAAQRARKRRMIEAVVSARVADSVFPARNVSGAARTSLRLLAIAALIVALARPQSGSTEVREVAKTRDIFIAVDVSKSMLTRDVSPSRLQQARIIASDLVDHFKDDRIGIISFAGTAATAAPLTLDHSAVRETIEQLDVTNIPVGGSELGSPIRIAGESMVNKDLSGALLVVLTDGEDTEVNERSASELGDASNRNVKLLTVGLGTDNGEPIPDPDRGGRPVVDRQGKTVISRLDRDGLMELARIADGNAIFTSSPAAVIASAEEALKGMQSTEIEQEVKQAAIERFTWPLGAGLGLAALSLLPGLPTLVRSLRRTSTPLALAVVGVATIFTTNARAESAAQSHIASGDKHWQAADHEAALNAYRDALNAEDAGKLDAATRHRVTATAGSAAYRLERYDEAAEWFGQSLAHGTTTQRANAEYNLANALAMGAEKSIASEEAQQDIDALKQAVATLRTALTHYDDASRHRSDFPQARSNHAKVSQRIDELEKQIEELEKQQEQEKQDPQDGENDQENETQDQDQSDQSDQSDQSDQSDQSDQSDQSDQSDQSDQSDQSDQSDQSDQSDQSDQSDQSDQSDQSDQSDQSDQSDQSDQSEQSDQSEQSDQSDQSEQSEQSEQDGDGEPTSSRDRQRGTPGSVAQLTKEQLEQMSEEEREQAIEEIRALLRARANEATGVPLRVPPTRLRQPEKNW; the protein is encoded by the coding sequence ATGACATTTGCTGCTCCAGCCTGGTTTTTCGCCTTCGCCGCGATCCCGCTGATCATCGTGGCGCTGGCGGCCCAACGTGCCCGCAAGCGCCGCATGATCGAAGCGGTGGTTTCCGCACGCGTCGCGGATTCCGTGTTCCCGGCACGCAATGTGTCGGGGGCTGCCCGCACAAGCTTGAGGCTGCTGGCAATTGCTGCGTTGATTGTCGCGCTTGCCCGCCCACAATCCGGTAGCACCGAAGTGCGAGAGGTCGCCAAAACCCGAGACATCTTCATCGCCGTCGACGTCTCAAAAAGCATGCTCACCCGCGACGTCTCGCCAAGCCGCCTCCAGCAGGCGCGCATCATCGCCTCGGATCTGGTCGACCATTTCAAAGACGACCGCATCGGAATCATCTCGTTCGCAGGCACCGCGGCCACCGCAGCCCCACTCACACTCGACCACAGCGCGGTGCGCGAAACCATCGAGCAACTGGACGTCACCAACATCCCCGTCGGAGGCAGTGAACTCGGGTCGCCCATCCGCATCGCAGGCGAAAGCATGGTCAACAAGGACCTCAGCGGCGCGCTGCTCGTCGTCCTCACCGATGGCGAAGACACCGAGGTCAATGAACGCTCGGCCTCGGAGCTCGGCGACGCATCCAACCGCAATGTGAAACTGCTCACCGTCGGACTCGGCACGGACAATGGCGAACCCATCCCAGACCCTGACCGAGGCGGACGCCCGGTCGTCGACCGCCAAGGAAAAACCGTCATCTCACGCCTCGACCGCGACGGGCTGATGGAGCTCGCCCGCATCGCCGACGGCAACGCTATCTTCACCAGTTCGCCCGCTGCGGTCATCGCTTCCGCAGAGGAGGCTCTGAAAGGAATGCAATCCACGGAAATCGAGCAGGAAGTAAAGCAAGCCGCCATCGAACGCTTCACCTGGCCATTGGGCGCAGGGCTCGGCTTGGCGGCACTTTCACTGCTGCCCGGCCTACCGACACTCGTCCGCTCGCTGCGCCGCACCAGCACGCCGCTCGCGCTCGCCGTCGTCGGGGTAGCCACCATTTTCACCACCAACGCCCGCGCCGAATCTGCTGCGCAAAGCCACATCGCCAGCGGGGACAAGCATTGGCAGGCAGCCGACCACGAGGCCGCTCTCAATGCGTACCGCGATGCACTGAACGCGGAGGACGCCGGCAAACTCGACGCAGCGACCCGCCATCGCGTCACCGCCACCGCAGGCAGCGCCGCCTACCGGCTCGAACGCTATGACGAAGCCGCCGAATGGTTCGGCCAGTCGCTCGCCCACGGCACCACCACCCAACGCGCCAACGCCGAGTACAACCTCGCCAATGCACTCGCCATGGGAGCGGAAAAATCCATCGCCAGCGAGGAAGCCCAGCAGGACATCGACGCGCTCAAGCAAGCCGTCGCCACACTCCGCACCGCGCTGACCCACTACGACGACGCCTCACGCCACCGCTCGGATTTCCCACAAGCCCGCTCCAACCACGCCAAGGTCTCCCAGCGCATCGACGAGTTGGAAAAGCAGATCGAAGAACTCGAGAAGCAGCAGGAGCAAGAGAAACAAGACCCGCAGGACGGCGAAAACGACCAGGAAAACGAGACTCAAGATCAGGATCAATCGGATCAATCGGATCAATCGGATCAATCGGATCAATCGGATCAATCGGATCAATCGGATCAATCGGATCAATCGGATCAATCGGATCAATCGGATCAATCGGATCAATCGGATCAATCGGACCAGTCGGACCAGTCGGACCAGTCGGACCAGTCGGACCAGTCGGACCAGTCGGACCAGTCGGACCAGTCGGATCAGTCCGATCAGTCCGATCAGTCCGAGCAGTCGGATCAGTCCGAGCAGTCGGATCAGTCGGATCAGTCCGAGCAGTCCGAGCAGTCCGAGCAGGACGGGGACGGCGAGCCCACCTCGTCACGCGATCGCCAACGCGGCACTCCGGGCTCGGTCGCACAGCTCACCAAGGAACAACTGGAGCAAATGAGCGAAGAAGAACGCGAACAGGCAATCGAAGAAATCCGCGCGCTGCTCCGCGCCCGCGCCAACGAGGCCACCGGCGTCCCATTGCGCGTCCCGCCAACCCGCCTGCGCCAACCGGAAAAGAACTGGTAA